GGTAAATAACACTTGATCATTTATAGCAAATATTTTCcgaatacttcctccaccacttaCACAAGGAGAACGTGCGTATGGTTGACTGAAGGTTATTCAGATTACAAATAAAGTTATTTatgaatgtttttctctgttcatcCACAGCAAACTACGACACCAAGCCCAGAGTGAGCGGTTTGGATACCGAGAGGTAAAACCCAGAGTGATATTTAACACACTTAAACGTCTAAATCCAATAAATCTAtcattaacatttttcttttttgtttctcttgcagGTGGTTTTAAAAGGAGATCCCAAAAAGTTGAGCCTTCATGGGGTAAGAatgtgacgcacacacacacttttcagtGAGCAGACACACTTATATACAGGCATGATAATGTCATCGTCTGTCTCACACTGTCCTGTCTGTCACTCACGCAGCAGACGTGCGCCGTGTGTCTCGAGGACTTCAGAGTGAAAGACGAGCTGGGAGTGTTGCCATGCCAACACGCTTTCCACAGGAAGTGAGTACAGGAGAGCAGAGTAGGGtctttctctgctcctgttAACCACTTAGCACCCGCCTGGGCTCGTTAAAAATCAAAGTGGTCGTGTTTGAAGTTCGGCGGTCAGGAATCACACAGAAGTACTGGTTGAGTATTCAGACTGCAGAGCGACACAGCAGGAGTTCTTGTTGAACAGCGCTGACAGTCTTTCACTTTGCCTGCTTCTTTCTGTGGTCAAGGCAATAgcatatcccagcatgcactggggaGATGGCAGGTTGAACTAAGATCTTGCAGGCGAAGCACGTTTGCATCCTGATGTCGTCTAAAAGTGTGGTTCCTCGCAGTCGTCTGGAACATGAGGAGCACGACAGGCAGAGCTGAAGATGTAATGAGGGGTCTTTGGCGATTAGACCCCATCATGACCCCATCACCACCACaggggcatcctcaaaaggctcagtcgttcacaagcagggatggagcgaggctcatcactttgtgaatgcatgattgtgtaaaggatatGACTACATGGGTGCAGGAaccattgtcagtaaacacagtttgtatatgattgcgttctgttttatttactggtgttattattattggtgtTACGTTTCGGcaggatttggactcaatagcagacatgcagacagggaGCAGAGGTATAATATGAATTTATTGAATGGATAATGAAAGGAGTGCAGTTCAGGAACACTCTGGagcgcacagagctcaggtggtgtgagtactTGTGTTGAGGGCACGTGGTGTTGGAGGCAGAGGGGAAACtcagaaacaaaactaaatatacaCTTATATGCGCAGGTAGCACTAGTAAAGTGGCCAACTCTACCACTAAGCAGTGGAAACAATCTGGCCTCGAGTCTTCTGCAGTcctcagtctttatgctgtgcttgattgtgatgagtcccagctgtgttggagccggCTCacaagccacctggagaaccacacccAGCCGCTGCCAAAAAAGGggcccacacctctccacagtacacaaggAAGCACTAGAGTTTTCCAAATTACCACAATTGGGGTCGTAAAACACTCTGATTTACTAAGAGTGTTGTACTTTACACTGTCCATGGGATTCATGGTCTCATGTTACGAATTTGATGAAAAGTTTAGCCTTTCTTCTTACGTCTGCTCTGTCCTCGGTCTTCCTCACAGGTGCCTGGTAAAGTGGCTGGAGGTGCGCTGCGTCTGCCCCATGTGCAACAAACACATAGCCGGCCCCCCTGAGCAGCACCACAGCATAGGCACTCTGCTGGATGAACTGGTGTAACCTCTCCGCCCCTGCCAGCCTGGGTGGGACGCCGGCGCCT
This Chaetodon auriga isolate fChaAug3 chromosome 5, fChaAug3.hap1, whole genome shotgun sequence DNA region includes the following protein-coding sequences:
- the rnf122 gene encoding RING finger protein 122 isoform X2 produces the protein MHPFQWCNGCFCGLGLVYSNKSCTMPPITFQDLPLNIYMVIFGTGIFVFILSLIFCCYFISKLRHQAQSERFGYREVVLKGDPKKLSLHGTCAVCLEDFRVKDELGVLPCQHAFHRKCLVKWLEVRCVCPMCNKHIAGPPEQHHSIGTLLDELV
- the rnf122 gene encoding RING finger protein 122 isoform X1, with product MHPFQWCNGCFCGLGLVYSNKSCTMPPITFQDLPLNIYMVIFGTGIFVFILSLIFCCYFISKLRHQAQSERFGYREVVLKGDPKKLSLHGQTCAVCLEDFRVKDELGVLPCQHAFHRKCLVKWLEVRCVCPMCNKHIAGPPEQHHSIGTLLDELV